GTTTAATCCATCGGCCAAAATCACCGTGCGCAGATCTTTATTCTGAGAATTAGTGATGAGCTTTTCCAGATAGGCCTCCTGACCGACACCATTGGCGAAGAAGAGCTTAGCTCCAGTCACCTGGCGTACCGCCTCGGGCGTAGGTTCATAAGTATGGGGATCGCTCCCGGTCGGAACCAAACTGATCACTTGGATACTCTCTCCGCCTACATTTTTGATCAGATCGGCCAGGGGGGAAATGCTGGTAATGACAACCTTCTGATTCATAGTGCTGACAGGCTTTTCAGCCGAGCATCCTGTTGCAAAGAAGGCAAGGGAAGCTATCAGGAATAGTTTTAGCCAATGGGAATAATGAACGAACGAACGCATAGGTTCCTCCTTATTGATATAGTATTTCAATAAGAAAGTGTACTTGAAAATACAGGGGATGTCAAATTATCCTTTAAGGAAAATGTAGAAGTGGTAAATGAGGCGAAAAATGGTTATAATCAGGAAGGAAGTGATTTTTTTAGGAGGATGCGCAGTGAGTGAACACGATTTAAATGACAAAAAACCGGTGGTAACTATTGAAATGGAAAGCGGCAGCACCATTAAAATTGAGCTGTACCCTGATGTTGCACCGGAAACAGTGAAGAATTTTGTTTCCTTAGTGGAAAAAGGCTTTTATGACGGAATCATCTTCCATCGGGTTATTCCTGGCTTTATGATTCAGGGAGGAGATCCTCAGGGCACTGGTATGGGTGGATGCGGTTATAGCATTAATGGGGAATTTACAGCCAATGGCTTTCCCAATAATCTAAAACATGAGCGTGGAGTTATTTCTATGGCGCGTACAGCCAATCCCAATTCAGCCGGGTCCCAGTTTTTCCTTATGCACGCTGACTCACCTCACTTAGATGGTCAATATGCTTCCTTTGGTCGGATCATTGAGGGCATTGAGGAAGTGGATCGCATTGCCAATGTCAAGCGGGACTATCGGGATAAACCTGTAGAAGACCAGCAAATGAAGAAAGTTACGGTGGAATTTATTTAAAGAGAACTACATAAGCATGACATGGAAAAGGAGAGGGAATACCCCCTCTTTTTCCTTCTGCAAAATGTTCTTGCCGCGGTGATGCAGAAGAAAAGGAGGAGAAAAAGATGTGGCTCTCATCAGAATTTAATCGGATGGCAGAAAAGACCTTTAAGGCCTATGAGCCTGATGATGCCTTTTTTTCCACATTGATTTACGGGCCTGGAGGGGTCGGGAAATCAACCCTTCTTTTGAAATGCTGCCAACGGCTAAAGGAGAAAAAGACTATCCTTTATATAGACGCCCAAGACTTTGTCAAGAATTATGCTTTTTCGGCACAGGAAGGAACCCTATCGCAATTTCGCCTGCGGCTCCGTACCCCTACGGTGTTGATCATAGATCATATAGAAGTGTTAAAAGGAAAGACCCGCAGCATTGAAGAATTCTATCATACTTATGAAGCCCTTTTTCAAAGGAATGGCCGTATTATCTGTGGTTTCCGCGGGGAACCCTCCCAGTTGGGGTTTCTTGGTGAGAAGCTCAGCTCACGTTTGCGGGGAGGCCTGGTTGTTCCTGTTTTGCAGCCTACTCCGGAGGATATGCTGAATTACCTTCGGCAGCTGGCTTATGGCAAATTCTTAATTGTAGAGGATTTGGTTTTAGAATTAATGGCTGAGGAGGCCGCTAATTTTCCACAAGCCCAAAGCCTTATGAACGGCTTCCTCCAATTTGCCAATCGGACAGACAGTGCCCTCGACCATGGCGCTTTATTGCTTTATCTCCAGGAACGCAGATACCAAGAGGGGCTCCGCCCTTCTCCACAAAATATTATTCAGAAAGCGGCTGAGCTAACCGGGGTTGCCGCGGCAGCTATTTATAGCACCACTCGAACGCCGGAGGTTCGGCAAGCCCGACAATTAGCAATTTACGGGATACGCAGCCTCAGCCGGCTTTCTTATCCGGAAATCGGCGCTTCCTTGAATAAATCCCATAGCAGTATCATGAAATCTTATCAGCAGTTTCAGGAAGCTATCCAAAAGAACCCTGAGCTAAGGGAAATGCTTGAGTCATTAGTAAAGTATTTTAATTCCCCGGACGATGAAAAACGGAAAGATGAGGAGGAAGAACGATGACCAATACCGTCAGGAAGATCGCTGTTCTCACCAGCGGGGGGGATGCTCCGGGAATGAATGCGGCCATTCGGGCAGTGGTTCGCAAGGGAATTTATCATGGACTTGAGGTTTTTGGGATTCGCAAGGGGTATGAAGGCCTGATTCATGGGGAGTTCATAACCATGCATCTGGGAGCGGTAGCGGATATCATTCATAGGGGCGGCACCATGCTCATGACCGCACGTTCCCAGGAGATGCTCACCCCGGAGGGACAAAAAAACGCCGCGGCCCAATTGCGTTATCGCGGCATAGATGCGCTGATTGTGATCGGGGGAGACGGTTCTTTTCGGGGAGCACAGACCTTGTCTGCTCAAGGAATAGCCATCGTTGGTATACCGGGCACCATTGATAACGATATTACCGGAACGGATTTAACTATCGGATTTGACACTGCCGTCAATAATGTGGTTCAAGCGGTCAGTAAAATCCGGGATACGGCAACATCCCATGATCGAACCTTTTTAGTGGAAGTCATGGGACGGGATTGCGGCAACATCGCTTTGCAATCCGGGGTAGCCTGTGGTGCGGAATCCATCCTTGTGCCGGAAATCGAACCGGATCTGGATGATATTGTTGCGAAATTGGAACGCGGCCACCAACGGGGCAAACATCACAGTATTATTATGGTGGCAGAAGGGGCTACAAGTGCTTGGAATCTGGGGGAAGAACTCCGTCAGAGGACCGGCTTCGAGACCCGGGTCACCATCTTAGGCCATATCCAAAGGGGAGGCAATCCAAGTGCCCTCGATGTGGTCCTGGCCTCGCAAATGGGCGGGAAAGCAGTGGAGATACTCTGCGCCGGGGAAACCGATCGGATGACAGCCTATGTCAACCAGGAAATCCGGTCCCTGCCTTTGGAGGTGGCTTATGGTGAGCGCAAACCCTTCAACAAAGTTCTCTATGACCTGGCCAATCAATTGGCTATCTGAGCAAAAGAAATCATCGGTCTATAAAGGAAATCAGGAAGTGCAGGTAGAATTCTTGCCTTTGAGGTGATCAACGTGGAACAAGTATTTGCATTGGATATAGGAACACGTTTGGTAATGGGGCTCATTATGGAAAAAGCTCCCGGGGGTTATCATATTATAGCCAGGGCCCAAACAGAGCATCGTCAGCGGGCCATGTACGACGGGCAGATTCATGACATAGAAGAAGTCGCTCAAGCGGTGCAACGGGTCAAGGAGGAACTTGAAGAGAAGATTAAGGGCAAATTGCACTATGTTTCAGTGGCAGCAGCCGGCCGGGCTTTAAAGACGGCTGTGGCCTCTGCCCAGAAGTCTGAACTTATCCCGATGATTTGGGAACGAGAAGATATTTTTGCTTTGGAGATGGAAGCTGTTCAACAAGCATTGCGGGAGATCCAAGCTGAAGACGAGATCATCCCCTACCATTGCGTTGGATACAGCACCATTGAATCCCTCCTGGAAGGTCAGAATCTCTCCAGTCTCAGCGGGCAAAGAGGGAAAGAGGCTCAGGTTAAGGTGATCGCCACTTTCTTGCCGCGAACGGTGATCGATGGTTTAACCCGAGTGATTTCCAAAGTGGGGTTGGAAATGCGGGAGCTGACTTTGGAGCCTATCGCGGCCGGAAGAGCAGCTATACCGCCGGATATGCGGCGTATGAACCTGGCCCTGGTGGATGTAGGTGCGGGAACTTCAGATATAGCCTTAACCAAGTCCGGTTCCTTTTTTGCCTATGGCATGGTGCCCATGGCTGGGGATGAAATTACGGAGAGAATTTGCCAGCATTTTTTAGTGGACTTTCAAACGGGGGAAAAAATCAAACGCAGTTTAAACACCAAGACTAAAGTGACCTTTACGGATTTTCTGGGCATGAAAACGACGGTCAGCAAGGAAGAGGTTCTGGAGCAAATTCAACTGGTCGTCCTTGAACTGGCCCAGAAGCTGGCAGATGAAATTCTGCGCTTGAACCAAGGAAATCCTCACGCCATTATTCTGATCGGCGGGGGAAGTCAGACACCATTATTGGTGGAGGCTTTATCTGATCTTCTTGAACTGCCCAGAAACAGGGTAGGGGTTCAGGTTCGCGAGCGAATCCAAGGGGTATCGGGTGAAAAATCCCTCAAAGGGCCGGATGCCATTACCCCGATAGGGATTGGCATTTCCACGATCGAAGGGGAAGGACTGCAGTATTTTTCCGTTCATGTCAATGATCTCACGGTGCAGATCTTTGAGTTGCAATTAGCTACAGTATCCGATGCTTTGCTGGCGGCAGGAATTACGCCGAGGCTCCTTGTGGGCAGACCGGGGTCAGCCTTAACTGTTGAGCTGAATGGAGAGATTAAAGTCAGCAAGGGGCAATTCAGTAAACCTGCTCAGTTTTTCCTGAACGGGGAAGAAGTGAAATTAGACCATGAATTAAAACCAGGCGATAAAATTCAATTCATACCGGCACAG
The window above is part of the Desulfitobacterium chlororespirans DSM 11544 genome. Proteins encoded here:
- a CDS encoding peptidylprolyl isomerase, producing the protein MSEHDLNDKKPVVTIEMESGSTIKIELYPDVAPETVKNFVSLVEKGFYDGIIFHRVIPGFMIQGGDPQGTGMGGCGYSINGEFTANGFPNNLKHERGVISMARTANPNSAGSQFFLMHADSPHLDGQYASFGRIIEGIEEVDRIANVKRDYRDKPVEDQQMKKVTVEFI
- a CDS encoding DnaA ATPase domain-containing protein — encoded protein: MWLSSEFNRMAEKTFKAYEPDDAFFSTLIYGPGGVGKSTLLLKCCQRLKEKKTILYIDAQDFVKNYAFSAQEGTLSQFRLRLRTPTVLIIDHIEVLKGKTRSIEEFYHTYEALFQRNGRIICGFRGEPSQLGFLGEKLSSRLRGGLVVPVLQPTPEDMLNYLRQLAYGKFLIVEDLVLELMAEEAANFPQAQSLMNGFLQFANRTDSALDHGALLLYLQERRYQEGLRPSPQNIIQKAAELTGVAAAAIYSTTRTPEVRQARQLAIYGIRSLSRLSYPEIGASLNKSHSSIMKSYQQFQEAIQKNPELREMLESLVKYFNSPDDEKRKDEEEER
- the pfkA gene encoding 6-phosphofructokinase produces the protein MTNTVRKIAVLTSGGDAPGMNAAIRAVVRKGIYHGLEVFGIRKGYEGLIHGEFITMHLGAVADIIHRGGTMLMTARSQEMLTPEGQKNAAAQLRYRGIDALIVIGGDGSFRGAQTLSAQGIAIVGIPGTIDNDITGTDLTIGFDTAVNNVVQAVSKIRDTATSHDRTFLVEVMGRDCGNIALQSGVACGAESILVPEIEPDLDDIVAKLERGHQRGKHHSIIMVAEGATSAWNLGEELRQRTGFETRVTILGHIQRGGNPSALDVVLASQMGGKAVEILCAGETDRMTAYVNQEIRSLPLEVAYGERKPFNKVLYDLANQLAI
- a CDS encoding cell division FtsA domain-containing protein; the encoded protein is MEQVFALDIGTRLVMGLIMEKAPGGYHIIARAQTEHRQRAMYDGQIHDIEEVAQAVQRVKEELEEKIKGKLHYVSVAAAGRALKTAVASAQKSELIPMIWEREDIFALEMEAVQQALREIQAEDEIIPYHCVGYSTIESLLEGQNLSSLSGQRGKEAQVKVIATFLPRTVIDGLTRVISKVGLEMRELTLEPIAAGRAAIPPDMRRMNLALVDVGAGTSDIALTKSGSFFAYGMVPMAGDEITERICQHFLVDFQTGEKIKRSLNTKTKVTFTDFLGMKTTVSKEEVLEQIQLVVLELAQKLADEILRLNQGNPHAIILIGGGSQTPLLVEALSDLLELPRNRVGVQVRERIQGVSGEKSLKGPDAITPIGIGISTIEGEGLQYFSVHVNDLTVQIFELQLATVSDALLAAGITPRLLVGRPGSALTVELNGEIKVSKGQFSKPAQFFLNGEEVKLDHELKPGDKIQFIPAQDGENAQATFADLVPAIPEKKIKVNGESVGFTAQIFCNGHPVTRDGEVPDGAKITVFQNQTLKDLLHFLNDKQYNLSEIRYKINGEERVIPIHKEFYINQQKVALERMIRDGDDLVILVKEVYIKDLQLKPTPMVFYVNGQEVEYPPQIFRILSRGRVLSDQEKVGDGMELSVEGYDTMPLLSELLPYVSISQDIPSNARLSLKRNNQEAEFTTPLIPGDRIEIHWEQVASAL